One part of the Coffea eugenioides isolate CCC68of chromosome 10, Ceug_1.0, whole genome shotgun sequence genome encodes these proteins:
- the LOC113750677 gene encoding LOW QUALITY PROTEIN: extensin-2-like (The sequence of the model RefSeq protein was modified relative to this genomic sequence to represent the inferred CDS: deleted 2 bases in 1 codon) encodes MGSRLTPLLTTILVVFLALGMPSQTAADYYKYSSPPPPYHYSSPPPPMHSPPPPYHYSSLPPPVYSFPPPLPIYKSPPPPYHYSSPPPPVHSPPPPPVYKSPPPPYQYSSPPPPPVYKSPPPPYHYSSPPLPVHSPPPSPIYKSPPPPYQYSSPPPPVHSPPPPPIYKSPPPPLPVYKSPPPPYHYSSPPPPVHSPPPPPVYKSPPPPPPVYKSPPPPYHYSSPPPPVHSPPPPPPVYKSPPPPYHYSSPPTPVHSPPPPVYKSPPPPYHYSSPPSPVHSPPPPPVYKSPPPPLPIYKSPPPPYHYSSPPPPVHSPLPPPVYKSPPPPYHYSPPPPPTHSLSPPVYKSPPPRSPVYKSPPPPPLVYKSPPPPIDKYKSPPVYKSSPPPAYKSPPPSVYSSPPPPIYKSPPPPYHYYYNSPPPPPHHY; translated from the exons atgGGGTCTAGGCTGACTCCTCTTCTTACCACCATTTTAGTGGTATTTCTTGCTCTTGGCATGCCTTCACAAACTGCAGCTGATTACTACAAGTATtcatctcctcctcctccttacCATTATTCCTCACCACCACCTCCTATGCATTCACCCCCACCACCTTACCACTACTCCTCACTGCCACCTCCAGTGTATTCATTTCCACCACCTTTGCCAATATACAAGTCTCCGCCACCACCTTACCATTATTCCTCACCACCACCTCCAGTGCATTCACCCCCACCACCACCAGTTTACAAGTCTCCCCCACCACCTTACCAGTATTCCtcaccaccacctcctccaGTTTACAAGTCCCCGCCACCACCTTACCATTATTCCTCACCACCACTTCCAGTGCATTCACCTCCACCATCACCGATTTACAAGTCTCCACCACCACCTTACCAATATTCCTCACCACCACCTCCAGTGCATTCACCTCCACCACCACCGATTTACAAGTCACCTCCACCGCCTCTTCCAGTTTACAAGTCTCCGCCACCACCTTACCACTATTCCTCACCACCACCTCCGGTGCATTCACCTCCACCACCACCGGTTTACAAGTCTCCTCCACCACCTCCTCCAGTTTACAAGTCCCCGCCACCACCTTACCATTATTCCTCACCACCACCTCCAGTGCATTCacctccaccaccacctccaGTTTACAAGTCCCCGCCACCACCTTACCATTATTCCTCACCACCAACTCCAGTGCATTCA CCACCACCACCAGTTTACAAGTCTCCGCCACCACCTTACCATTATTCCTCACCACCATCTCCGGTCCATtcacctccaccaccaccagttTACAAGTCACCTCCACCACCTCTTCCAATTTACAAGTCCCCGCCACCACCTTACCACTATTCCTCACCACCACCTCCAGTGCATTCACCCCTACCACCACCAGTTTACAAGTCTCCGCCACCACCTTACCATTATtccccaccaccacctccaaCGCATTCACTCTCACCACCAGTTTACAAGTCACCGCCACCACGTTCTCCAGTATACAAATCACCTCCACCACCTCCTCTAGTTTACAAATCTCCACCACCACCAATTGATAAATACAAGTCTCCTCCAGTGTACAAGTCATCTCCACCACCTGCTTATAAGTCTCCACCTCCTTCAGTTTACAGTTCCCCACCACCACCAATCTACAAGTCTCCACCTCCACCCTACCATTACTACTACaattctcctcctcctcctcctcatcacTACTAA
- the LOC113750678 gene encoding extensin-1-like encodes MYKSPPPPIYKYNSPPPMPPVYNSLPPPIYKHKSPPPLPPVYKSSPLHPPIYESPRPPVYEHKSPPPPPPVYKSPPLSPPVHVSTTAYLQISASSSLQFPTTTNIQANWEENQCLSGSWKNKNKSPMRGCSQVY; translated from the exons ATGTACAAGTCTCCGCCGCCACCAATCTACAAGTACAATTCACCACCACCCATGCCTCCAGTTTACAACTCCTTGCCACCACCTATTTACAAACACAAGTCTCCCCCACCACTTCCTCCGGTATACAAGTCATCTCCACTGCATCCTCCAATTTATGAGTCTCCTCGTCCACCAGTTTACGAGCACAAGTCTCCTCCACCGCCTCCTCCAGTATATAAGTCACCACCACTATCTCCTCCAGTACATGTCTCCACCACCGCCTATTTACAAATCTCCGCCTCCTCCAGTTTACAATTCCCCACCACCACCAATATACAA GCAAATTGGGAAGAGAATCAGTGTTTGAGCGGTTCATGGAAGAATAAGAATAAAAGCCCCATGCGAGGATGTTCTCAAGTTTATTAA
- the LOC113750675 gene encoding extensin-like, which produces MGSKAKAMGSGLTPLLTTVLVVFVALGLPSETAADDHYKYSSPPPPYHYPSPPPPEHLPPPVYKYKSPPPPHHVYKYKSPPPPPPHPVYKYKSPPPPPHPVPHPVYKYKSPPPPPPHPVYKYKSPPPPPHPVYKYKSPPPPPHPVPHPVYKYKSPPPPPHPVYKYKSPPPPPHPVYKYKSPPPPPHPVPHPVYKYKSPPPPPHPVPHPVYKYKSPPPPPPVYKYESPPPPHHY; this is translated from the coding sequence ATGGgaagcaaagcaaaagcaatgGGGTCTGGGCTGACTCCTCTTCTTACCACTGTTTTAGTGGTATTTGTTGCTCTTGGCTTGCCCTCAGAAACTGCAGCTGATGATCACTACAAGTATtcatctcctcctcctccttacCACTATCCCTCACCACCACCTCCAGAGCATTTACCTCCACCAGTGTACAAATACAAGTCCCCACCACCACCTCATCATGTTTACAAGTACAAATCTCCACCACCCCCACCACCACACCCAGTTTACAAATATaagtcaccaccaccacctcctcaTCCGGTACCACACCCAGTTTACAAGTATaagtcaccaccaccaccacctcctcaTCCGGTATACAAGTATAAGTCTCCTCCGCCACCACCACACCCAGTTTACAAGTATaagtcaccaccaccacctcctcaTCCGGTACCACACCCAGTTTACAAGTATaagtcaccaccaccacctcctcaTCCGGTATACAAGTATAAGTCTCCTCCGCCACCACCACACCCAGTTTACAAGTATaagtcaccaccaccacctcctcaTCCGGTACCACACCCAGTTTACAAGTATaagtcaccaccaccacctcctcaTCCGGTGCCACACCCAgtttacaagtacaagtcacCACCACCTCCTCCCCCAGTTTACAAATACGAGTCTCCACCACCTCCTCACCACTACTAA
- the LOC113750059 gene encoding extensin-3-like isoform X1: protein MMGSKAKAMGSGLTPLLTTVLVVFVALGLPSETAADDHYKYSSPPPPYHYPSPPPPVHLPPPVYKYKSPPPPHHVYKYKSPPPPPPHPVYKYKSPPPPPHPVYKYKSPPPPPHPVPHPVYKYKSPPPPPHPVPHPVYKYKSPPPPVYKYKSPPPPPPVYKYKSPPPPVYHYKSPPPPPQFTNTSLHHHQFTTTSLHHLLPQFTNTSLHHHQFTTTSLHHLLPQFTNTSLHHHHHQFTTTSHHHLLPQFTNTSLHHLLTTTKQLLLRQRRRKPVFGPS from the exons ATGATGGgaagcaaagcaaaagcaatgGGGTCTGGGCTGACTCCTCTTCTTACCACTGTTTTAGTGGTATTTGTTGCTCTTGGCTTGCCCTCAGAAACTGCAGCTGATGATCACTACAAGTATtcatctcctcctcctccttacCACTATCCCTCACCACCACCTCCAGTGCATTTACCTCCACCAGTGTACAAATACAAGTCCCCACCACCACCTCATCATGTTTACAAGTACAAATCTCCACCACCCCCACCACCACACCCAGTTTACAAGTATaagtcgccaccaccacctcctcaTCCGGTATACAAGTACAAGTCTCCTCCGCCACCTCCTCATCCGGTACCACACCCAGTTTACAAGTATaagtcaccaccaccacctcctcaTCCGGTACCACACCCAGTTTACAAGTATAAGTCTCCTCCGCCACCAGTTTACAAATATAAGtctcctccaccaccacctccaGTGTACAAATACAAGTCTCCACCACCACCAGTTTACCACTACAAGTCTCCACCACCTCCTCCCCAGTTTACAAATACAAGTCTCCACCACCACCAGTTTACCACTACAAGTCTCCACCACCTCCTCCCCCAGTTTACAAATACAAGTCTCCACCACCACCAGTTTACCACTACAAGTCTCCACCACCTCCTCCCCCAGTTTACAAATACAAgtctccaccaccaccaccaccagttTACCACTACAAGTCACCACCACCTCCTCCCCCAGTTTACAAATACAAGTCTCCACCACCTCCTCACCACTACTAAGCAATTGCTTCTGAG GCAAAGGAGAAGGAAACCAGTGTTTGGACCTTCTTGA
- the LOC113750059 gene encoding extensin-like isoform X2 translates to MMGSKAKAMGSGLTPLLTTVLVVFVALGLPSETAADDHYKYSSPPPPYHYPSPPPPVHLPPPVYKYKSPPPPHHVYKYKSPPPPPPHPVYKYKSPPPPPHPVYKYKSPPPPPHPVPHPVYKYKSPPPPPHPVPHPVYKYKSPPPPVYKYKSPPPPPPVYKYKSPPPPVYHYKSPPPPPQFTNTSLHHHQFTTTSLHHLLPQFTNTSLHHHQFTTTSLHHLLPQFTNTSLHHLLTTTKQLLLRQRRRKPVFGPS, encoded by the exons ATGATGGgaagcaaagcaaaagcaatgGGGTCTGGGCTGACTCCTCTTCTTACCACTGTTTTAGTGGTATTTGTTGCTCTTGGCTTGCCCTCAGAAACTGCAGCTGATGATCACTACAAGTATtcatctcctcctcctccttacCACTATCCCTCACCACCACCTCCAGTGCATTTACCTCCACCAGTGTACAAATACAAGTCCCCACCACCACCTCATCATGTTTACAAGTACAAATCTCCACCACCCCCACCACCACACCCAGTTTACAAGTATaagtcgccaccaccacctcctcaTCCGGTATACAAGTACAAGTCTCCTCCGCCACCTCCTCATCCGGTACCACACCCAGTTTACAAGTATaagtcaccaccaccacctcctcaTCCGGTACCACACCCAGTTTACAAGTATAAGTCTCCTCCGCCACCAGTTTACAAATATAAGtctcctccaccaccacctccaGTGTACAAATACAAGTCTCCACCACCACCAGTTTACCACTACAAGTCTCCACCACCTCCTCCCCAGTTTACAAATACAAGTCTCCACCACCACCAGTTTACCACTACAAGTCTCCACCACCTCCTCCCCCAGTTTACAAATACAAGTCTCCACCACCACCAGTTTACCACTACAAGTCTCCACCACCTCCTCCCCCAGTTTACAAATACAAgtctccaccac CTCCTCACCACTACTAAGCAATTGCTTCTGAG GCAAAGGAGAAGGAAACCAGTGTTTGGACCTTCTTGA